In the Podospora pseudocomata strain CBS 415.72m chromosome 5, whole genome shotgun sequence genome, one interval contains:
- a CDS encoding hypothetical protein (EggNog:ENOG503NYAE; COG:I), producing the protein MNNRLKTLDYGFFKDKKGWFFFSSCGLFDFDQLTGAGTSNTNTAIMVHQHGDHHDVPTHSLVKRMGSWLPTDHRIHQEWLSRTIDRAHKRSGPPEQTKLIPVLQEFKELIEGNARIYMYFNQMWDEVPRRPPYNKDPTGKSQIRDYKHMLAVLNEVFGRAPEWTDAAAHAGMVGVPMAAIFDYAMGTPSGHAAFLDPDVNKMLKKILNEWGRYLKTPESAEVLGDHSAGWFGETGYKDLMEVANTPTKTSFKFEEMYHCDPSKKHYGFTSWDDFFTRKITDKSRPVASPDDDKVVVNSCESRPYCVANNVKLRDRFWVKGQPYSVTDMLAHDPLAEKFARGTIYQAFLSALSYHRWHAPVSGTIKRAFVEDGTYFSEPLMFDQSGGEDKVDIDTKGIQGALGYLTALATRAVIFIEADNPKIGLMAFIGVGMDEVSTCEITVKEGQKVKKGEELGMFHFGGSTYCLMFRNETRLKGWPDIGKYAEANENYPVRGALAVVE; encoded by the exons ATGAACAATCGATTGAAAACACTGGACTACGGATTTTTCAAGGATAAAAAGGGTTGGTTTTTCTTCAGTTCTTGTGGTCTTTTTGACTTTGATCAATTGACAGGTGCTGGAACGAGTAACACCAACACCGCAATCATGGTCCATCAacacggcgaccaccacgacgtCCCGACCCATTCGCTCGTGAAGCG CATGGGCAGCTGGCTCCCAACCGACCACCGCATCCACCAGGAATGGCTCAGCCGCACCATCGACCGCGCCCACAAACGATCCGGCCCCCCGGAGCAGACCAAGCTCATCCCCGTGCTGCAGGAGTTCAAGGAGCTGATTGAGGGCAATGCGAGAATATACATGTACTTCAACCAGATGTGGGACGAGGTCCCGCGTCGTCCTCCGTACAACAAGGACCCGACTGGCAAGAGCCAGATCAGAGACTACAAGCACATGCTTGCTGTGCTGAACGAAGTTTTTGGGAGAGCACCAGAATGGAcggatgctgctgctcatgCTGGCATGGTGGGGGTTCCGATGGCTGCTATTTTCGACTATGCGATGGGGACACCGAGCGGGCATGCGGCGTTTTTGGATCCGGATGTGAACAAGATGTTGAAAAAGATTCTGAATGAGTGGGGGAGGTATCTCAAG ACGCCGGAATCCGCCGAGGTTTTGGGGGATCACTCGGCTGGCTGGTTCGGCGAGACGGGCTACAAAGACCTTATGGAGGTGGCCAACACGCCGACTAAGACGTCGTTCAAGTTTGAGGAGATGTATCATTGTGATCCGTCAAAGAAGCACTACGGTTTCACGTCTTGGGATGACTTCTTTACCCGCAAGATCACGGACAAGTCCCGCCCTGTTGCTAGCCCGGATGATGACAAGGTTGTTGTCAACAGCTGCGAGTCTCGGCCTTACTGCGTGGCGAACAACGTCAAGTTGCGGGACAGATTCTGGGTCAAGGGACAGCCTTACTCTGTAACTGACATGCTCGCGCACGACCCCCTGGCGGAGAAGTTTGCCAGGGGGACGATTTATCAGGCGTTTTTGTCGGCTCTGTCGTACCACCGCTGGCATGCCCCCGTGTCGGGCACCATCAAGAGGGCGTTTGTTGAGGATGGGACGTATTTCTCGGAGCCGCTCATGTTTGACCAGAgcgggggggaggacaaGGTTGATATTGACACCAAGGGGATCCAAGGGGCCTTGGGATACCTCACTGCGTTGGCGACGAGAGCGGTGATTTTTATTGAGGCGGATAACCCCAAGATTGGGCTCATGGCCTTTAtcggggtggggatggatgaggtGAGCACGTGTGAGATTacggtgaaggaggggcagaaggtgaagaagggggaggagttgggcaTGTTTCATTTTGGGGGGAGTACGTATTGTTTGATGTTTAGGAACGAgacgaggttgaaggggtgGCCGGATATTGGGAAGTATGCGGAGGCGAATGAGAATTATCCGGTTAGGGGGGCGTTGGCGGTTGTCGAGtga